In one window of Vibrio pelagius DNA:
- a CDS encoding transglutaminase-like cysteine peptidase → MKIRSAIALFALSVSCASFALNTTEQRWVSAVSETYGQRAAMRVKTWRSNIAQFATQSETQKLESVNRFFNQLYFVDDIVLWGQKDYWATPLEFLGSNAGDCEDFTIAKYFSLLELGVPDKKLRLVYVKALELNQFHMVLAYYSTPSAEPVILDNLNPEIKRASTRRDLLPIYSFNGKNLWLMKSSAGNGQLAGKSSRLSLWNDLRSRKRSLKLNKPIINYDE, encoded by the coding sequence ATGAAAATTCGTTCCGCAATTGCGTTGTTCGCATTGAGTGTGTCCTGTGCATCATTTGCGTTAAACACCACTGAGCAGCGCTGGGTGAGTGCGGTATCGGAAACCTATGGGCAAAGGGCCGCTATGCGAGTCAAGACATGGCGGTCTAATATTGCTCAGTTCGCCACACAAAGTGAGACACAAAAACTGGAATCGGTAAATCGATTCTTCAACCAGCTCTACTTTGTCGACGATATCGTGCTTTGGGGTCAAAAAGATTACTGGGCTACGCCACTCGAATTTCTAGGAAGTAATGCAGGCGACTGTGAGGACTTCACCATCGCTAAATACTTCTCGCTATTGGAGCTCGGTGTTCCCGACAAAAAGTTAAGACTGGTCTACGTAAAAGCGTTGGAGCTGAATCAGTTTCACATGGTACTTGCCTACTACTCCACGCCCAGCGCAGAACCCGTCATTTTGGATAACTTGAATCCAGAAATTAAACGAGCGTCAACTCGTCGAGACTTGCTGCCGATATACAGCTTTAACGGTAAAAACCTATGGCTAATGAAGTCTTCAGCAGGAAACGGACAACTTGCAGGTAAATCATCCAGATTGAGCTTGTGGAACGATCTTCGTTCACGCAAGCGCTCTCTAAAATTAAACAAACCCATTATCAATTACGATGAGTAG